One Kribbella sp. NBC_00662 genomic region harbors:
- a CDS encoding CDP-glycerol glycerophosphotransferase family protein, whose protein sequence is MALGTVPRFSIVVPCHASRAWLRPCLDSVLSQSFTDFEVIGVDDAAPDGSGRILDEYAAADPRVRALHLDENVGLGLTRNAGLKECRGEYVLFLDADDSWLPGSLEAIAARIDDTRQPDIVMFDYERIFWDGRVVGSQRHDAFAREGAGVFTAAERPIFLTFLEVVWNKAYRREFLTRHGFAFTSGFYEDAPWTYSTMLTAERIATLDRTVVHYRQHRTGGNIHATSGRRQWDIFDQYDRVHAFIQSDPELAGWRRFAFDRSLDHIVAVLAKPERIDTDDRAEFFHAAHAFAKRWKPEGYTADRTARGFKRWLLIHDDYATYSTLKLSSRMLHGQSPRKTVRKMMRRGKLDPNLAAYTAYWFKQYACNPRAIYEKAAELAPHIRGVWVVDNDHLSAIPEGVEYVVADSPAYEKLLSKATYFVSNMNWPKELEKREGQIHLQTQHGTPLKTMGTDLRNFPQAGKGLDLEELMREVDRWDYNLSSNRYSSEIWERTYPSYFEELEYGYPRNDRLLTATLDEVRAIRSSLGYDDSHLVILYAPTFRDGVDSVRMPTGVMDLGGTGIRLDLDQLANAAGDHGRVLVRTHYSLSKAPESQSGKVLDVSRHPRVEDLMLAADVLISDYSSITFDYANLDRPILLHVEDQDFYNGRRGTYFDVTDFPPGVVARSSEELFAALRNGTFASPEAAKHRHLYREKFCEFDDGQAAERVVRRVFLGETDVPAIVPLADRSPAPSAYFMHNG, encoded by the coding sequence ATGGCGCTCGGCACCGTCCCCAGGTTCAGCATCGTGGTCCCCTGCCATGCCTCGCGGGCGTGGTTGCGGCCGTGCTTGGACTCTGTGTTGAGCCAGTCGTTCACCGACTTCGAGGTGATCGGGGTCGACGACGCGGCACCGGACGGGTCCGGGCGGATCCTGGACGAGTACGCCGCGGCCGATCCGCGGGTGCGGGCGCTGCACCTCGATGAGAACGTCGGGCTCGGGCTGACCCGGAATGCCGGGCTGAAGGAGTGCCGCGGCGAGTACGTGCTGTTCCTGGACGCGGACGACAGCTGGCTGCCCGGCTCGCTGGAGGCGATCGCCGCCCGGATCGACGACACTCGTCAGCCGGACATCGTGATGTTCGACTACGAGCGGATCTTCTGGGACGGCCGGGTGGTCGGCAGCCAGCGGCACGACGCGTTCGCGCGCGAGGGCGCCGGGGTGTTCACCGCGGCCGAGCGGCCGATCTTCCTGACCTTCCTCGAGGTGGTCTGGAACAAGGCGTACCGGCGGGAGTTCCTCACCCGGCACGGCTTCGCGTTCACCTCCGGCTTCTACGAGGACGCGCCCTGGACCTACTCGACGATGCTGACCGCGGAGCGGATCGCCACCCTGGACCGGACCGTCGTGCACTACCGCCAGCATCGGACCGGCGGGAACATCCACGCGACCAGCGGGCGCCGGCAGTGGGACATCTTCGACCAGTACGACCGGGTGCACGCGTTCATCCAGTCCGACCCGGAGCTGGCCGGCTGGCGCCGGTTCGCCTTCGATCGGTCGCTCGACCACATCGTCGCCGTACTCGCGAAGCCCGAGCGGATCGACACCGACGACCGGGCCGAGTTCTTCCACGCGGCCCATGCGTTCGCCAAACGCTGGAAGCCCGAGGGCTACACCGCCGACCGGACGGCTCGTGGCTTCAAACGCTGGCTGCTGATCCATGACGACTACGCGACCTACTCGACCCTGAAGCTGAGCTCGCGGATGCTGCACGGCCAGAGCCCGCGCAAGACGGTCCGCAAGATGATGCGCCGCGGCAAGCTCGACCCGAACCTGGCCGCGTACACGGCGTACTGGTTCAAGCAGTACGCCTGCAACCCGCGAGCGATCTACGAGAAGGCGGCCGAGCTGGCGCCGCACATCCGCGGGGTCTGGGTGGTCGACAACGACCACCTGAGTGCGATCCCCGAGGGGGTCGAGTACGTCGTCGCGGACTCCCCGGCGTACGAGAAGCTGCTCAGCAAGGCGACGTACTTCGTCAGCAACATGAACTGGCCGAAGGAGCTGGAGAAGCGCGAGGGTCAGATCCACCTGCAGACCCAGCACGGTACGCCGCTGAAGACGATGGGCACCGATCTGCGCAACTTCCCGCAGGCCGGCAAGGGCCTCGACCTCGAGGAACTGATGCGCGAGGTCGACCGCTGGGACTACAACCTCTCCTCGAACCGGTACTCGTCCGAGATCTGGGAGCGCACCTATCCGTCGTACTTCGAGGAGCTCGAGTACGGCTACCCGCGCAACGACCGGCTGCTCACCGCGACCCTCGACGAGGTCCGGGCGATCCGCTCGAGTCTGGGGTACGACGACTCGCACCTGGTGATCCTCTACGCGCCGACGTTCCGCGACGGGGTCGACTCGGTCCGGATGCCGACCGGCGTGATGGATCTCGGCGGCACCGGTATCCGGCTCGACCTGGACCAGTTGGCGAACGCGGCCGGCGACCACGGCCGGGTGCTGGTGCGAACGCACTACTCGTTGTCGAAGGCACCGGAATCGCAGTCCGGCAAGGTGCTCGACGTGTCCCGGCACCCGCGGGTCGAGGACCTGATGCTGGCGGCCGACGTACTGATCTCGGACTATTCGTCGATCACCTTCGACTACGCGAACCTGGACCGGCCGATCCTGCTGCACGTCGAGGACCAGGATTTCTACAACGGCCGGCGCGGGACGTACTTCGACGTCACCGACTTCCCGCCCGGCGTCGTGGCGCGGTCGTCCGAGGAGCTGTTCGCCGCGTTGCGGAACGGGACGTTCGCCTCGCCGGAGGCGGCCAAGCACCGGCACCTGTACCGCGAGAAGTTCTGTGAGTTCGACGACGGGCAGGCGGCGGAGCGCGTCGTACGACGGGTCTTCCTGGGCGAGACCGACGTGCCGGCGATCGTGCCGTTGGCCGACCGGTCACCCGCGCCGTCGGCGTACTTCATGCATAATGGGTGA
- a CDS encoding cell filamentation protein Fic, translating to MSSDVFEPLAGLEGVGSAARAARDAVDVLLRDRGLRRVGSDMTAEALLRGAHASAALAGSTSTPEEVRRGAADGLASGAVRLTGELMALAPQLDKAPVQVWTRLHQLAAADLSDEDQLGHLRTSREPVPDDIPGLPPAPGADEMWERLSALAQNLTRPTKAPGLVVAAIVHAELAVLRPFPSANGLVARAAERCLLVARGIDPVAVTVPEGGHYVLQASYASGLTDYAVQGLTGVRDWLLRSCEVVTKGAELSPLVS from the coding sequence ATGAGTAGTGATGTGTTCGAGCCTTTGGCCGGTCTCGAGGGGGTTGGGTCGGCGGCGCGGGCGGCTCGGGATGCGGTGGACGTGCTGCTGCGGGACCGGGGGTTGCGCCGGGTCGGGTCGGACATGACCGCCGAGGCCCTGTTGCGCGGTGCCCACGCCTCCGCGGCGCTGGCCGGCAGTACGTCGACGCCGGAGGAGGTACGCCGTGGCGCGGCCGACGGACTGGCCTCCGGCGCGGTCCGGTTGACCGGTGAGCTGATGGCCCTCGCCCCGCAGTTGGACAAGGCGCCCGTGCAGGTCTGGACCAGACTCCACCAGTTGGCCGCGGCCGATCTGAGCGATGAGGACCAGTTGGGCCATCTTCGGACCAGTCGGGAGCCGGTGCCCGACGACATCCCGGGACTGCCGCCGGCGCCGGGCGCCGACGAGATGTGGGAGCGGTTGAGCGCTCTCGCCCAGAACCTGACCCGGCCGACCAAGGCGCCCGGTCTGGTCGTGGCCGCGATCGTGCACGCCGAGCTCGCCGTCCTGCGCCCGTTCCCGAGCGCCAACGGACTGGTTGCCCGGGCCGCCGAACGCTGCCTATTGGTTGCCCGAGGCATCGACCCGGTCGCGGTCACGGTGCCCGAGGGTGGTCACTATGTGTTGCAGGCGTCCTATGCGAGCGGGCTGACCGACTACGCAGTGCAAGGTTTGACCGGAGTTCGTGATTGGCTGCTGCGATCCTGCGAGGTCGTGACAAAAGGTGCCGAGCTCTCGCCGCTCGTGTCCTGA
- a CDS encoding HAD family hydrolase yields the protein MLGPMAHPGAARSAAFFDLDKTILARSSTLAFSRPFYAGGLINRRTVLRSAYAQFVYLLGGADHDQMERMREYISAMCTGWDVATVKAIVADTLDHIVRPMIHTEAVELIAQHHAAGRDVVIVSSSGAEVVEPIGAMLGADKVIATRMVVADGKYTGEIAEYAYGPNKVTAIEALAAAEGYDLATSYGYSDSITDEPLLAAVGHPFAVNPDKALRRIAVERGWPVLDFAEPQQPPRTGVRRPAVAAGVVAAVAAGALLLASRRRSRST from the coding sequence ATGCTCGGTCCCATGGCGCACCCCGGGGCGGCTCGTTCAGCCGCTTTCTTCGATCTGGACAAGACCATTCTGGCGCGCTCGAGCACGCTCGCGTTCTCCCGGCCATTCTACGCCGGCGGGCTGATCAACCGCCGGACCGTACTGCGTAGCGCGTACGCGCAGTTCGTCTACCTGCTCGGCGGCGCGGACCACGACCAGATGGAGCGGATGCGCGAGTACATCTCCGCGATGTGTACCGGCTGGGACGTCGCGACGGTCAAGGCGATCGTCGCCGACACCCTCGACCACATCGTCCGGCCGATGATCCACACCGAGGCGGTCGAGCTGATCGCGCAGCACCACGCGGCCGGCCGGGACGTGGTGATCGTGTCGTCGTCCGGCGCCGAGGTGGTCGAGCCGATCGGCGCGATGCTCGGCGCCGACAAGGTGATCGCCACCCGGATGGTAGTTGCCGACGGCAAGTACACCGGCGAGATCGCCGAATATGCGTACGGTCCGAACAAGGTGACCGCGATCGAGGCCCTGGCCGCTGCCGAGGGTTACGACCTCGCAACCTCCTACGGTTACTCGGATTCGATCACCGACGAGCCCTTGCTGGCCGCCGTCGGGCACCCGTTCGCGGTCAACCCCGACAAGGCGTTGCGCCGGATCGCGGTCGAGCGCGGCTGGCCGGTGCTGGACTTCGCGGAACCGCAACAGCCGCCCCGCACCGGCGTACGACGACCTGCCGTGGCCGCCGGAGTGGTCGCGGCGGTTGCCGCCGGGGCGCTGTTGCTGGCCTCGCGGCGGCGCTCCCGGAGTACCTGA
- a CDS encoding chitinase: MKPPAHRPQAAVVISLLAVLMAFLAPGSASAATNLVTNAGFESGSLSGWSCPAGGVTTSAPHSGSYALQATPSGSDIAKCSQSVAVQPNTAYTLSAWVKGSNVYLGVDGGPSTWTTSSGWSQLTVPFTTGASATSVTIYVHSWYALPAYQADDVVLDGPGGTADTTPPSTPGGLTVGSPTSSSLKLNWSAASDANGIDHYDVVRGTGAAQSVGNVTSWTATGLTASTTYSFKVRACDPSGNCSPYGATVSGTTSDGGTNPPVGNLPAHVLTGYWQNFNNGATVQKISDVPAAYDLIAVAFADADASRPGGITFNLDSAGLGGYTVAQFKADIAAKQAAGKKVILSVGGQNGTISVADPTAAANFASSALSVLRAYGFDGIDIDLENGVNAQYMGQALRSLQSQFGSGLVITMAPQTIDMQSTSFEYFKLALAIKDILTIVNVQYYNSGSMNGCDGQVYSQGSVDFITAQACIMLQGGLRPDQVGLGLPASSRAAGSGYVSPTVVNNALDCLTKGTGCGNYRPSSPWPALRGAMTWSTNWDASNGNQFANQVGSHVHSLP, encoded by the coding sequence ATGAAACCGCCTGCACACCGCCCCCAGGCAGCGGTCGTCATCAGCCTGCTCGCCGTGCTCATGGCCTTCCTGGCCCCCGGTTCCGCCTCTGCGGCCACCAATCTCGTCACGAACGCCGGCTTCGAGTCCGGTTCGCTCTCCGGCTGGTCGTGTCCGGCCGGCGGCGTCACGACGTCCGCCCCGCACTCCGGCTCGTACGCCCTCCAGGCGACGCCGAGCGGGAGCGACATCGCCAAGTGCTCCCAGTCCGTAGCGGTCCAGCCCAATACGGCGTACACGCTGTCGGCGTGGGTCAAAGGATCGAATGTCTACCTCGGCGTGGACGGCGGCCCCAGTACGTGGACGACCAGCTCCGGTTGGAGCCAGCTGACCGTGCCGTTCACCACAGGCGCCTCGGCGACGTCCGTGACGATCTACGTCCATAGTTGGTACGCGCTCCCGGCGTACCAGGCCGACGACGTTGTACTGGATGGTCCTGGTGGTACTGCGGACACCACGCCGCCGTCGACGCCAGGTGGTCTGACAGTGGGCAGCCCGACCTCGAGCTCGCTCAAGCTGAACTGGTCAGCCGCGTCCGACGCGAACGGCATCGACCACTACGACGTGGTCCGCGGGACCGGGGCCGCGCAGAGCGTCGGCAACGTCACCAGCTGGACCGCGACCGGACTCACCGCGTCGACGACCTACTCGTTCAAGGTGCGCGCGTGTGACCCGAGCGGCAACTGCTCGCCGTACGGCGCGACCGTGTCGGGCACCACGTCGGACGGCGGCACCAACCCGCCGGTCGGCAACCTGCCCGCCCACGTGCTCACCGGGTACTGGCAGAACTTCAACAACGGCGCGACCGTGCAGAAGATCTCCGACGTACCTGCTGCCTACGACCTGATCGCGGTGGCCTTCGCGGACGCCGACGCGTCGCGGCCGGGTGGCATCACGTTCAACCTGGACAGTGCTGGGCTCGGTGGTTACACGGTCGCGCAGTTCAAGGCCGACATCGCGGCGAAGCAAGCGGCCGGCAAGAAGGTCATCCTGTCGGTCGGCGGTCAGAACGGCACCATCTCGGTCGCCGATCCCACAGCGGCTGCCAACTTCGCATCGAGTGCGTTGTCGGTACTGCGTGCCTACGGCTTCGACGGGATCGACATCGACCTGGAGAACGGCGTCAACGCGCAGTACATGGGTCAGGCACTGCGTAGCCTGCAGAGCCAGTTCGGCAGCGGACTGGTGATCACGATGGCGCCGCAGACGATCGACATGCAGAGCACGTCGTTCGAGTACTTCAAGCTGGCGCTGGCGATCAAGGACATCCTGACGATCGTCAACGTGCAGTACTACAACTCCGGCTCGATGAACGGCTGCGACGGACAGGTCTACTCACAGGGCTCCGTCGACTTCATCACCGCTCAGGCCTGCATCATGCTGCAGGGCGGGCTGCGTCCCGACCAGGTCGGTCTGGGCCTGCCTGCGTCGTCCCGAGCGGCCGGGAGCGGGTATGTCTCGCCGACTGTCGTGAACAACGCCCTGGACTGCCTGACCAAGGGCACCGGCTGCGGCAACTACCGGCCGAGTTCCCCGTGGCCAGCGCTGCGTGGAGCGATGACCTGGTCGACCAACTGGGACGCGTCGAACGGCAACCAGTTCGCGAACCAGGTCGGCAGCCACGTGCACTCGCTGCCCTGA
- a CDS encoding helix-turn-helix domain-containing protein, with protein sequence MHSYRPAPVLEALGVCSEDEQLYRALLARPESTATDLTTFVDWPANRVGRHLRSLLSLGLASRTPGRPARYLPAVPEAAVELLALRKQAAIVEARLGASVLTAEFRQPDAFTVIRGTEAIAQRFYQAQQCAQDEVLVLDRTPYARRLDGVRYRIIYDMASLSEPGDLAAARSAGCCRMLRDVPLKLVVVDRRTALLPTAADVVVELGPSSLLDALLRLFELLWKQASPLTPSVSEGPLTSDDQQLLSLAAAGLTDQAIARRLGVAQRTVERRMQRILKALDATTRFQAGLRAGQRGLLV encoded by the coding sequence ATGCACAGCTATCGACCGGCTCCGGTGCTGGAGGCGCTCGGTGTCTGCTCGGAGGACGAGCAGCTCTACCGGGCGCTTCTGGCCCGACCGGAGTCCACTGCCACTGACCTGACCACGTTCGTCGACTGGCCCGCCAACCGGGTCGGCCGGCACCTGCGGTCCTTACTGTCGCTCGGCCTGGCGTCCCGAACGCCAGGCCGTCCGGCCCGCTACCTGCCCGCAGTACCGGAGGCTGCGGTCGAGCTGCTCGCACTCCGGAAGCAGGCCGCGATCGTCGAGGCCCGGTTGGGTGCTTCGGTGCTCACTGCCGAGTTCCGGCAGCCGGATGCGTTCACGGTGATCCGGGGCACCGAGGCGATCGCGCAGCGGTTCTATCAGGCGCAGCAGTGTGCGCAGGACGAAGTACTCGTGCTGGATCGCACGCCGTACGCACGCCGGCTTGATGGAGTGCGGTACCGGATCATCTACGACATGGCGTCGTTGTCGGAGCCCGGCGACCTGGCAGCGGCGCGGTCGGCGGGGTGCTGCCGGATGCTTCGCGACGTCCCACTCAAGCTGGTCGTCGTCGACCGCCGGACAGCTCTCTTGCCAACCGCCGCCGATGTTGTTGTGGAGCTCGGTCCGTCGAGCCTCCTGGACGCTCTGCTCCGCCTCTTCGAGCTCTTGTGGAAGCAGGCGAGTCCGCTGACCCCATCGGTGTCAGAAGGCCCGCTGACGTCGGACGACCAGCAGCTCCTCTCGCTGGCCGCAGCAGGTCTGACGGACCAAGCCATAGCCCGTCGCCTCGGCGTCGCCCAGCGAACCGTAGAACGCCGAATGCAACGCATCCTGAAGGCCCTCGACGCCACGACGCGCTTCCAAGCCGGCCTTCGCGCCGGGCAGCGCGGTCTGCTCGTCTAG
- a CDS encoding aminoacyl-tRNA deacylase, whose translation MTKATDAADQLGLTYEVTRHGRVNSLEEAAAARGIEPARLIKTIVVRLSDDDYRFVLVPGDREIAWPKLRALLGVNRISMPDKDTAFDVTGYVRGTITPLGSTHAWPVIADERITGTISIGGGDHGVGITVDAQALAKALNATVADVTD comes from the coding sequence GTGACCAAGGCGACGGATGCGGCTGACCAGTTGGGGCTCACCTACGAGGTGACCAGGCACGGCCGGGTGAACTCGTTGGAGGAGGCCGCGGCGGCGCGAGGCATCGAGCCGGCCCGGTTGATCAAGACGATCGTCGTACGGCTGTCGGACGACGACTACCGGTTCGTCCTGGTGCCAGGCGACCGCGAGATCGCGTGGCCGAAGCTGCGCGCACTGCTCGGCGTGAACCGGATCTCGATGCCCGACAAGGACACCGCGTTCGACGTCACCGGGTATGTGCGCGGGACGATCACGCCGCTCGGCAGCACGCACGCCTGGCCGGTGATCGCGGACGAGCGGATCACCGGCACGATCTCCATCGGCGGCGGAGACCACGGCGTCGGCATCACCGTGGACGCACAGGCACTTGCCAAGGCTCTGAACGCCACGGTCGCCGACGTCACCGACTAG
- a CDS encoding MFS transporter, with the protein MHQSVARQTGYLPGDPEYRKLSIALFAAGLATFALLYSTQPLLPQLVDAFHVSPSQSAFSVSFATFGLGLALLVAGPASEVLGRTNLMRWSVAATSVFALLSAFAPTWHTLLALRGLQGIAMAGLPAVAMAYLREEVHQDSHARASGLYIAGTAVGGMAGRLIAGGLSDLGGWRFATGGIAAVGVLCAAIVWLLLPASRNFRPSPARPSVKVLRDPALLALYGIAATAVGAFVAVYNGAVFRLSGSPYKLSAGAAGLVFCVYLLGSVGSATAGTLADRYGRRKVVPVGCLITLAGVAITLAAPLPLIVLGLAVMTAGFFAVHGVASGWVPARAHASGVGTAQASSMYLFSFYLGSSVFGGLAGTAWSHGGWTGVALEAGALFTVGLVLSVLLKQTNAKLAR; encoded by the coding sequence ATGCACCAGTCCGTCGCTCGCCAGACCGGGTACCTGCCCGGAGACCCGGAGTACCGCAAGCTCTCCATCGCGCTGTTCGCGGCCGGACTGGCGACGTTCGCTCTCCTCTACAGCACGCAGCCGTTGCTGCCCCAGCTCGTCGACGCGTTCCACGTCTCCCCCAGCCAGAGCGCGTTCAGCGTGTCGTTCGCCACGTTCGGGCTCGGTCTCGCGCTGCTGGTCGCCGGTCCGGCGTCCGAGGTTCTCGGCCGGACGAATCTGATGCGCTGGTCGGTCGCGGCGACGTCCGTCTTCGCGCTTCTGAGCGCCTTCGCCCCGACGTGGCACACGCTGCTGGCGCTACGGGGTCTGCAGGGCATCGCGATGGCTGGTCTGCCGGCGGTTGCGATGGCCTATCTGCGCGAGGAGGTGCATCAGGACAGCCACGCGCGGGCCAGCGGCCTCTACATCGCGGGTACTGCGGTTGGCGGCATGGCGGGCCGCCTCATCGCGGGAGGGCTGTCCGACCTCGGCGGTTGGCGGTTCGCGACCGGTGGGATCGCCGCGGTCGGCGTACTGTGCGCTGCGATCGTCTGGCTGCTTCTTCCGGCGTCACGCAACTTCCGCCCGAGCCCGGCGCGGCCGAGCGTGAAGGTACTGCGTGACCCCGCGCTGCTCGCCCTCTACGGGATCGCCGCGACGGCTGTCGGCGCGTTCGTGGCCGTTTACAACGGAGCTGTGTTCCGCCTGTCCGGTTCGCCCTACAAGTTGAGCGCTGGGGCCGCGGGGCTGGTCTTCTGTGTCTATCTGCTCGGGTCAGTGGGCTCGGCAACGGCAGGAACGCTCGCCGACCGCTACGGCCGACGGAAAGTCGTGCCCGTCGGGTGTCTGATCACTCTGGCCGGGGTAGCCATCACGCTGGCCGCTCCGCTGCCGCTGATCGTGCTGGGACTGGCTGTGATGACGGCCGGTTTCTTCGCGGTGCACGGGGTGGCCAGTGGCTGGGTGCCGGCTCGAGCGCATGCAAGCGGAGTAGGCACAGCACAGGCGTCCAGCATGTACCTCTTCTCCTTCTACCTGGGGTCGTCGGTGTTCGGCGGGCTGGCGGGTACGGCGTGGAGTCACGGAGGCTGGACCGGGGTCGCGCTCGAGGCCGGGGCCCTGTTCACGGTCGGACTGGTCCTTTCCGTGCTGCTCAAGCAGACGAATGCGAAACTGGCCAGGTGA
- a CDS encoding LysR family transcriptional regulator has protein sequence MHVEDLRWFAALAETEHLTEAAAALGTSQPNLSRSLQRVERAFGVALFERERRGVRLNPYGRLVLEAARAGTAAVDTAKRRIDALVDPESGTVRLAFLHSVATSLMPDLLKAFRADAPNIDFALRQEPAHDIVQDLETGEAEIAIIAPRPDPARFGWHLLERQRLCLHVPPGHALASRHRVELEEVRDEPFVALQPGFGFQRVTDRLCQAAGFTPRFAFQATDLATIDSLVGAGLGVAILPAGAVRGNDSGAVSIPLSGVQARREIGMSWRLSTPLTPAAERFRTFVRSRPVTSS, from the coding sequence ATGCATGTCGAAGATCTGCGGTGGTTCGCCGCACTCGCGGAGACCGAGCACCTGACCGAGGCAGCCGCTGCCCTGGGGACGAGCCAGCCGAATCTGTCCCGGTCGCTGCAGCGGGTGGAGCGGGCGTTCGGAGTGGCGTTGTTCGAGCGGGAACGCCGCGGCGTGCGGCTGAATCCGTACGGCCGGCTCGTGCTGGAGGCCGCGCGGGCCGGGACGGCGGCGGTCGACACCGCCAAGCGCCGGATCGACGCGCTCGTCGACCCGGAGTCCGGCACTGTGCGGCTGGCGTTCCTGCACTCCGTCGCGACCAGCCTGATGCCTGACCTGCTGAAGGCGTTCCGCGCGGATGCGCCGAACATTGACTTCGCGCTGCGGCAGGAGCCGGCGCATGACATCGTCCAAGATCTCGAGACCGGCGAGGCCGAGATTGCGATCATCGCGCCACGGCCGGACCCCGCCCGCTTCGGCTGGCATCTCCTGGAGCGGCAGCGGCTGTGTCTGCACGTGCCGCCCGGGCACGCTCTGGCTTCGCGCCATCGGGTGGAGTTGGAGGAGGTCCGGGACGAGCCGTTCGTCGCGCTGCAGCCCGGTTTCGGCTTCCAGCGGGTGACGGACCGGCTGTGCCAAGCTGCGGGCTTCACTCCGCGGTTTGCGTTCCAAGCGACGGACCTTGCGACGATCGACAGTCTGGTCGGCGCCGGCCTCGGTGTGGCGATCCTCCCGGCCGGTGCGGTCCGCGGGAACGACAGCGGTGCGGTGTCCATCCCGCTGTCCGGCGTACAGGCCCGTCGGGAGATCGGGATGTCCTGGCGACTGAGTACGCCGTTGACGCCCGCGGCGGAGCGTTTCCGGACGTTCGTCCGATCCCGGCCGGTCACGTCCAGCTGA
- a CDS encoding cellulose binding domain-containing protein, with amino-acid sequence MKRRITLAIAAISAVVIALLTAQAASAAGVSATFTKVSDWGSGFEGKVTVTNGTTSSLSTWSVALDFPSGYTVTSTWDANHTSSGQTHTFTPPNWAGPLAPGASVSFGFNGSPGNFGGLAACRLNGGSCSGGGGGTVPGAPTGLSGTASGTSVNLSWSAASGASSYNVYRNGTKVGSPSGTSYTDSGLSANTSYSYQVSASNSAGEGPKSNTVSVTTGTGGGNTGSKQAAPYLYMGWGDPPSPSTVMNATGIKWFTMAFVLSGGGCSPAWDSTRPLQGGADASAIAAIRAGGGDVVPSFGGWSGNKLGPNCSTPEALAGAYQQVISAYNLKAIDIDIENSDEFENEAVQDRILTALKIVKQNNPGIQTIVTFGTSTTGPTYYGNRLIDQSKALGANIDIFTLMPFDFGSSNIYNDTVAASQGLNNKLKSTFGWSTAEAYAHQGISGMNGLSDQQEMTSTATWQNITNWAKSNGLGRLAFWSVNRDRGCAGGGVVSNCSGIAQGDWDFTRITAGF; translated from the coding sequence CGGCCATCTCGGCCGTGGTCATCGCTCTGCTGACCGCACAGGCGGCCAGCGCGGCAGGAGTCTCTGCCACCTTCACCAAGGTGTCCGACTGGGGCAGCGGCTTCGAGGGCAAGGTGACTGTCACCAACGGCACCACCAGTTCCCTCAGCACCTGGTCGGTCGCGCTGGACTTCCCGTCCGGCTACACCGTCACGAGCACCTGGGACGCCAATCACACCAGCAGCGGACAGACGCACACGTTCACACCGCCGAACTGGGCCGGCCCGCTCGCGCCCGGGGCCAGTGTCAGCTTCGGCTTCAACGGCAGCCCCGGCAATTTCGGCGGTCTCGCCGCATGCCGGTTGAACGGCGGCTCGTGCTCGGGCGGCGGTGGCGGCACTGTCCCCGGTGCACCCACAGGCCTGTCCGGTACTGCGTCAGGCACGTCGGTCAACCTGTCCTGGTCCGCTGCCTCAGGCGCCTCCAGCTACAACGTCTACCGCAACGGCACGAAGGTCGGCTCGCCCAGCGGCACGTCCTACACGGACTCCGGCCTCAGCGCGAACACGTCGTACTCGTACCAGGTGAGCGCATCCAACAGCGCGGGTGAGGGACCGAAGAGCAACACCGTCTCGGTCACCACGGGCACCGGTGGCGGCAACACCGGCTCCAAGCAGGCCGCGCCGTACCTGTACATGGGATGGGGCGACCCGCCGAGCCCGTCGACCGTGATGAACGCAACCGGGATCAAGTGGTTCACCATGGCGTTCGTCCTCTCGGGCGGCGGCTGCAGCCCGGCCTGGGACAGCACGAGGCCGCTCCAAGGCGGTGCGGATGCCAGCGCGATCGCTGCCATCCGGGCCGGCGGCGGTGACGTCGTACCGTCGTTCGGCGGCTGGAGCGGCAACAAGCTCGGCCCGAACTGCAGCACCCCGGAGGCATTGGCCGGCGCGTACCAGCAGGTCATCAGCGCCTACAACCTGAAGGCGATCGACATCGACATCGAGAACTCCGACGAGTTCGAGAACGAGGCCGTGCAGGACCGGATCCTGACCGCGCTGAAGATCGTCAAGCAGAACAATCCCGGGATCCAGACCATCGTCACGTTCGGTACGTCGACGACCGGTCCGACGTACTACGGCAACCGGCTGATCGACCAGTCGAAGGCGCTCGGCGCGAACATCGACATCTTCACGCTGATGCCGTTCGACTTCGGCAGCTCGAACATCTACAACGACACGGTCGCCGCGTCCCAGGGCCTCAACAACAAGCTGAAGTCGACCTTCGGCTGGTCCACGGCGGAGGCGTACGCACACCAGGGCATCTCCGGTATGAACGGTCTGTCCGACCAGCAGGAGATGACCTCGACCGCGACCTGGCAGAACATCACCAACTGGGCGAAGAGCAACGGGCTCGGCCGGCTGGCGTTCTGGTCGGTCAACCGCGACCGCGGTTGCGCCGGCGGCGGGGTGGTCTCGAACTGCAGCGGCATCGCGCAGGGCGACTGGGACTTCACCCGCATCACCGCAGGTTTCTAG